Proteins encoded by one window of Lathyrus oleraceus cultivar Zhongwan6 chromosome 1, CAAS_Psat_ZW6_1.0, whole genome shotgun sequence:
- the LOC127126837 gene encoding probable membrane-associated kinase regulator 6, with protein MEATHPLSIESFSYSWLLNLKSSLDQTLQTSSSFRIYVDAYDELGSSFIEMDPRMPSSRRFFVNSQDFKFDFPTSQQSSLNTLVHADQLFSNGYLMPLFDDSLKNIEPYDKDSSNSNSNSTLSSSFISHVPKKVVSLENCRTPSLKRCRTLSRRMFQKYLKFLKPLCRRLRGQKPGSSKHENGMKRTQSGKNYRGNYCESSPRISVACSTDYSRISCDSDSSIYEAVLHCKRSIERMS; from the exons ATGGAAGCAACACATCCTCTTTCTATTGAAAGTTTTTCATATAGTTGGTTACTCAACCTTAAATCATCACTAGATCAAACCCTTCAAACTTCTTCTTCCTTTAGAATTTATGTTGATGCTTATGATGAATTAGGTTCTTCTTTCATTGAAATGGATCCAAGAATGCCATCTTCTAGAAGATTCTTTGTAAACTCACAAGATTTCAAATTTGACTTTCCAACTTCACAACAATCTTCTCTCAATACTCTTGTTCATGCTGATCAACTCTTTTCCAATGGTTACTTAATGCCACTTTTTGATGATTCATTGAAAAATATTGAACCATATGATAAAGATTcatcaaattcaaattcaaattcaaccTTATCTTCTTCTTTCATATCACATGTACCCAAAAAAGTGGTTTCTTTAGAAAATTGTAGAACTCCTTCACTGAAAAGGTGTAGAACATTATCAAGAAGAATGTTTCAAAAGTACTTGAAATTTTTGAAGCCTTTGTGTAGAAGACTGAGGGGTCAAAAACCAGGATCATCAAAACATGAAAATGGTATGAAAAGAACTCAATCAGGGAAGAACTATAGAGGAAATTACTGTGAATCATCTCCAAGAATTAGCGTTGCTTGTTCCACGGACTATTCGCGCATCTCTTGTGATTCGGATAGTTCAATCTATGAAGCTGTTCTTCATTGCAAAAGATCTATTG AAAGAATGAGTTAA